One window of Oscillatoria salina IIICB1 genomic DNA carries:
- a CDS encoding aldo/keto reductase — protein sequence MNAESSVISEPLIVGCWQLDNRSWKYLSETEVERTLDTYLAWGVTHFDTADIYGRSEKLLGRLLKGRDCTILTKAVLFGNIPTANQVRSKIENSLRNLQRETLDLVQIHWQNPQLDFTSTLEIFAQLVEQGKIRQLGVTNFNTPMLKKAIQFAPITTNQVQYSLIDRRVENSMQSLCLEKEIMLLTYGPLVGGFLADKFRGVKSPPPENEHARGFYYSSVIMRHGGWSPVQEMLNALAQVARKYELTIAQVALNWVKNQPGVGAVISGLTLERGQIQSNIEALQANIDSADLQFLSEKSADLFKQEGDIYSYERG from the coding sequence CAAGTGTAATTTCTGAGCCTTTAATTGTCGGCTGTTGGCAACTGGATAACCGCAGTTGGAAATATCTTTCAGAAACAGAAGTTGAACGCACTCTCGATACTTATTTAGCTTGGGGAGTAACTCATTTTGACACGGCTGATATTTATGGACGCAGCGAAAAATTATTAGGGCGTTTGTTGAAAGGAAGAGATTGTACAATTTTGACGAAGGCTGTCTTGTTTGGTAATATTCCTACTGCTAATCAAGTTCGTAGCAAAATCGAAAATTCATTGCGAAATTTACAGCGTGAAACTCTTGATTTAGTACAAATACACTGGCAAAATCCTCAACTGGATTTTACTTCTACTCTCGAAATTTTTGCTCAACTTGTCGAACAAGGCAAAATTCGTCAATTAGGTGTAACTAATTTTAATACACCAATGCTTAAAAAGGCAATTCAATTTGCACCAATTACTACTAATCAAGTACAATACAGTCTTATCGATCGCCGTGTCGAAAATTCGATGCAATCATTGTGTCTGGAAAAAGAAATCATGTTGCTAACCTACGGTCCGTTAGTAGGTGGTTTTCTGGCTGATAAGTTTCGCGGTGTTAAGTCACCACCACCAGAAAACGAACACGCACGGGGTTTTTATTATAGTAGTGTGATTATGCGTCATGGTGGATGGTCGCCAGTTCAAGAAATGCTTAATGCTTTAGCACAAGTAGCGAGAAAATACGAGCTTACTATTGCTCAAGTTGCCTTAAATTGGGTGAAAAATCAACCTGGAGTGGGTGCAGTAATTTCTGGTTTAACTTTAGAACGCGGTCAAATTCAAAGTAATATAGAAGCTTTGCAAGCTAACATAGATTCGGCAGATTTGCAATTTCTCAGCGAAAAATCGGCTGATTTGTTTAAGCAAGAGGGAGATATTTATTCTTATGAACGAGGCTGA